From Gammaproteobacteria bacterium, a single genomic window includes:
- a CDS encoding choice-of-anchor X domain-containing protein — translation MKLKLLPALSLAIASLANANNLYNKQLAGPPEEFDLMRPVQPEQTAITSKTALIPVSLTETKSGNWYWDSQLAVDDSNFELLVFSNGSKNWQIELVDPVTKQVHVAEDIARDRSFNKYGMDRNNYPADKYDFQNVNKGHWNLRIRTIGEPEQFDGYVLLSSESKYKLNSYKTNLDQIKGHNIHFVTQSTTNEDTIEALKDFKPISSATMVVTHPNGLKSTYEMFDDGLHGDLNANDGLFGGDFKAELAGDYNVQIKAMGTNPDGSPFFRTTEHYVPVIEQSIALNATKASAFTINDNRLNISLNVQNNSKSLDNRYRIIAEVWGNNDKGVMTPVSWVSTITTVVKDQLNVELDGRWLAMAKAQGSFELRNLRIEDANHFIPLVSSDSMEMKVATLPKSATKSFNGQITEEMLMGQRPVMKSNTKAGGKLLLVHGYCSSDVWGPRQSQFSNSAVFYDLNQNRSHDAFAQRIRDFGAQFSSFGIVAHSQGGAASLHLYTYYWSGLDYSTGSRMIQSVGTPYQGTPLAGNLAALGDVFGVGCGTNSNLTTSGASSWLSGIPTWARNEVHYYTTSFETKWWRYDYCSMGTDVFLSDPEDGVIEKSRGQLSGGNNKGHKTGWCHSSDMRDPAQTADSSRNSTMSSYAKR, via the coding sequence ATGAAATTAAAATTATTACCGGCTTTGTCGCTGGCAATTGCATCATTAGCGAACGCTAATAACCTGTACAACAAACAACTTGCAGGACCACCTGAAGAATTTGATTTGATGCGTCCGGTTCAACCTGAACAGACAGCCATCACTTCAAAAACTGCTTTAATACCTGTTAGTTTGACTGAAACCAAATCAGGAAACTGGTATTGGGACTCACAACTTGCGGTTGATGATTCCAACTTTGAATTACTGGTTTTCTCAAACGGTTCGAAAAACTGGCAAATTGAACTTGTTGACCCTGTTACAAAACAAGTACATGTTGCAGAAGATATTGCCCGAGACAGATCATTTAACAAATACGGAATGGATAGAAATAACTATCCGGCGGATAAATACGATTTTCAAAACGTAAATAAGGGTCATTGGAATCTTCGCATTCGTACTATTGGAGAGCCGGAACAATTTGACGGTTATGTTTTACTTTCCAGTGAAAGCAAATACAAACTGAACTCATACAAAACGAATCTGGATCAAATCAAAGGTCACAATATTCACTTTGTAACACAAAGCACAACCAATGAAGATACCATCGAAGCCTTAAAAGACTTTAAGCCTATCTCTTCAGCGACTATGGTTGTCACACATCCAAATGGTTTGAAATCGACTTATGAAATGTTTGATGACGGACTTCATGGTGATTTGAATGCGAATGATGGTTTATTTGGCGGTGATTTCAAAGCAGAGTTAGCCGGTGATTATAATGTTCAAATCAAAGCAATGGGAACGAACCCTGATGGCTCACCATTTTTCCGTACAACCGAACATTATGTTCCTGTTATTGAACAATCAATTGCATTAAACGCAACCAAAGCTTCTGCATTCACTATCAATGACAATCGCTTAAACATCAGTTTGAATGTACAAAACAACTCTAAATCATTGGATAATCGTTACAGAATTATCGCTGAAGTGTGGGGTAACAACGATAAAGGGGTTATGACACCTGTTTCTTGGGTGAGTACAATCACAACTGTTGTAAAAGACCAATTGAACGTGGAATTAGATGGGCGTTGGTTGGCTATGGCAAAAGCTCAAGGTTCTTTTGAGTTAAGAAATCTGAGAATTGAAGATGCCAATCATTTCATTCCATTAGTCAGTTCTGACTCCATGGAAATGAAGGTGGCTACATTGCCAAAATCTGCAACAAAATCATTCAACGGACAAATCACTGAAGAAATGCTGATGGGACAACGTCCTGTTATGAAAAGCAATACCAAAGCCGGTGGCAAATTGTTATTGGTTCATGGCTATTGTTCGAGCGATGTGTGGGGACCGAGACAATCTCAGTTTTCAAATTCAGCCGTTTTTTATGATTTAAACCAAAATCGTTCTCATGATGCTTTTGCTCAAAGAATCAGAGATTTTGGTGCACAATTCAGTTCATTTGGTATAGTGGCTCACTCTCAAGGTGGTGCAGCCAGTTTGCACTTATACACTTATTACTGGAGTGGTTTGGATTATTCAACAGGAAGTCGCATGATTCAATCAGTTGGAACTCCATATCAAGGAACTCCTTTAGCAGGCAACCTGGCAGCACTTGGTGATGTGTTTGGTGTAGGTTGTGGAACAAACTCGAACTTAACAACTTCAGGTGCATCATCATGGCTCAGCGGCATTCCAACTTGGGCAAGAAATGAGGTTCACTATTATACCACTTCATTTGAGACCAAATGGTGGAGATATGATTATTGCAGCATGGGCACAGATGTTTTCCTTAGCGATCCTGAAGATGGTGTGATTGAAAAATCTCGTGGTCAATTAAGTGGTGGCAATAACAAAGGTCACAAAACTGGTTGGTGTCATTCCAGTGATATGCGTGATCCGGCTCAAACTGCTGACAGCAGCAGAAACTCAACCATGAGCTCTTACGCAAAAAGATAA
- a CDS encoding nucleotidyltransferase family protein, with product MRAIILAAGKGERMRPLTLVKPKPLLEVCGKSLIEHHIENLKHAGITDIVINVSWLAQQIMQKLGSGENYGVKIRYSYEGEEPLETGGGILKALPLLNEEPFLVVNGDIKTDFPFEKLLNKDLNSLAHLILVNNPPHNSSGDFSINDDESLNHISASSNKYTYSGIGIYTPELLKNLQAGTFSITPILKQKMQNSEVTGELYEGQWDDIGKIERLLEINSKCKKN from the coding sequence ATGCGAGCAATAATTCTCGCTGCAGGTAAAGGTGAAAGAATGAGACCTCTCACTTTGGTCAAACCCAAGCCATTACTTGAAGTTTGTGGCAAATCACTTATTGAGCATCATATCGAAAACCTCAAGCATGCCGGAATTACCGACATTGTTATAAATGTCAGTTGGTTGGCTCAACAAATTATGCAAAAACTGGGTAGTGGCGAAAACTACGGAGTCAAAATTAGATATTCCTACGAGGGTGAAGAACCCTTGGAAACAGGAGGTGGAATTCTTAAAGCTCTGCCATTATTAAATGAAGAACCATTTTTGGTCGTAAACGGCGACATCAAGACTGATTTTCCATTCGAAAAACTATTAAATAAGGACTTAAATTCTCTCGCTCATCTCATCCTTGTCAACAATCCTCCACATAATTCTAGCGGTGATTTTTCTATCAATGATGATGAATCACTCAATCACATATCTGCGTCATCAAATAAATATACATACAGCGGCATTGGAATTTATACACCTGAATTATTAAAAAATTTGCAAGCCGGAACATTTTCAATTACTCCTATTCTTAAGCAAAAAATGCAGAATTCAGAAGTTACCGGCGAGCTATATGAAGGTCAATGGGATGATATTGGAAAGATAGAAAGACTATTAGAAATCAATAGCAAATGTAAAAAAAACTAA
- a CDS encoding phosphotransferase: MDRKLELLAWTQNVLSDSECYIKPASSDASFRSYWRVFSKSQTYIVMDAPVEHEDCKPFIKVAKLLEKSGVNVPKVLAKNLEDGFLLLSDLGTVQYLSKLDDENFESLYSDAIISLHKIQASTSTNDLPCYDDELLKFELSLFHDWFIGRHLDVELTDEQSHTLNECYELLTKNALEQPQTFVHRDYHSRNLMKTKENNPGIIDFQDAVIGPVTYDLVSLLRDCYISWNPQWVYETADKFRNIYNESNQTDISEDQWRRWFDLMGIQRHLKAIGIFCRLNYRDNKPQYLKDINRTLCYVKSVCNVYPELEQFLQLINNISPSIETICEQ; encoded by the coding sequence ATGGATAGGAAGCTGGAATTACTGGCTTGGACTCAAAACGTATTATCTGACAGTGAATGTTACATAAAACCGGCATCCAGTGATGCCAGCTTTAGAAGTTACTGGAGAGTCTTTTCAAAATCTCAAACCTATATAGTCATGGATGCTCCGGTTGAGCACGAAGATTGTAAACCATTTATCAAGGTTGCAAAACTACTGGAAAAAAGCGGAGTCAACGTCCCAAAAGTTTTAGCGAAGAATCTTGAGGATGGTTTTTTACTACTATCCGATTTGGGAACTGTTCAATACCTTTCTAAATTGGATGATGAAAATTTTGAATCTTTGTACTCTGATGCCATCATCTCATTACATAAAATACAGGCGAGCACTTCTACCAATGACCTGCCCTGCTATGATGATGAGCTATTAAAATTTGAATTGAGCCTATTTCACGATTGGTTTATTGGTCGTCACCTTGATGTTGAACTAACCGATGAACAGAGCCATACATTAAATGAATGTTATGAATTATTGACAAAAAATGCTCTGGAGCAACCTCAGACATTTGTTCATCGAGATTATCATAGTCGCAATTTAATGAAAACCAAAGAGAACAACCCCGGCATTATCGACTTTCAGGATGCTGTGATTGGTCCCGTTACTTATGATTTGGTTTCCCTGCTTAGAGATTGTTATATTTCATGGAACCCTCAATGGGTTTATGAGACTGCTGATAAATTCCGCAATATTTATAACGAATCGAATCAGACAGATATTTCCGAAGATCAATGGAGAAGATGGTTTGACCTCATGGGTATTCAAAGACATCTTAAGGCAATCGGAATCTTTTGCCGCCTCAATTATCGTGATAACAAACCCCAATACCTTAAGGACATTAACCGGACTCTTTGCTATGTGAAGTCAGTTTGTAATGTTTATCCTGAGCTTGAACAATTCTTGCAATTGATTAACAATATTTCTCCAAGCATAGAAACTATATGCGAGCAATAA
- a CDS encoding SLC13 family permease, with translation MQKNNLLIIFFTLILALIIYTSELSNIQSHTLFITLITAMLWVTEKLPIPVSSLIPLATFPLFGILSSKQVAQSYGSPLILLLLGGFMLSTAMSQTHTHRYIANKVIGFIGTQSQTRLLLSFMLTAALLSMWISNTATTLMLLPIALAIVENNSCKKFSTILLLGIAYSASIGGIATPIGTPPNLILIQTLQNSGQPDIGFINWMKQVAPVLFIILPVTYLYLRLFISNKAIDYDLKKLSITSSQKKILILFLITAILWMTRVEPFGGWRELFNFPTANDASVALLAVVVLFTLGDDKGQKIMDWEAVNKIPWGILLLFAGGITIATAFQETGLSHLIASKLTFLNDYPIWLIVGIICISVSFLTEITSNTATTAVLMPILLSTAEAINVNPIILMLPATISASFAFMMPVATAPNAIIFSSGKVPIKEMIKTGIGLNLIGALILTVYFSITQ, from the coding sequence ATGCAAAAGAATAACCTGTTGATAATTTTTTTCACCCTTATATTAGCACTCATAATCTATACATCAGAGCTTTCAAATATACAGTCTCACACGTTATTTATTACACTTATAACTGCAATGTTGTGGGTGACTGAAAAACTTCCAATCCCTGTCAGTTCCTTAATACCATTGGCAACATTTCCCTTGTTTGGAATTCTTTCAAGCAAACAAGTCGCACAATCATACGGAAGTCCGCTAATCCTTTTATTACTTGGTGGGTTTATGCTTTCTACCGCAATGTCACAAACTCATACCCATCGTTATATTGCCAATAAAGTCATCGGATTTATCGGTACACAATCTCAAACAAGATTATTGTTAAGTTTTATGCTTACTGCGGCATTACTGAGTATGTGGATTTCAAATACAGCAACAACACTAATGCTATTACCAATTGCTTTAGCTATTGTTGAAAATAATTCCTGCAAAAAGTTTTCAACAATTTTATTATTAGGCATAGCCTACTCAGCAAGCATTGGAGGAATAGCAACTCCTATTGGGACACCACCAAATTTAATTTTAATTCAAACACTCCAAAACTCCGGACAACCGGATATTGGATTTATTAACTGGATGAAACAAGTTGCTCCGGTTCTCTTTATAATTTTACCTGTGACTTATCTGTATCTGCGGTTATTTATCAGTAATAAAGCTATTGATTATGATTTAAAGAAGTTGAGCATCACATCTTCTCAAAAGAAAATTCTTATCTTATTCTTAATCACAGCGATCTTATGGATGACACGAGTTGAACCATTTGGAGGTTGGAGAGAGTTATTCAACTTTCCTACGGCCAATGATGCATCAGTCGCCTTGTTGGCAGTTGTTGTGTTATTCACACTCGGTGATGATAAAGGCCAGAAAATAATGGACTGGGAAGCTGTGAATAAAATCCCTTGGGGAATACTTTTGTTATTTGCCGGTGGAATAACGATTGCAACAGCATTTCAAGAAACAGGTCTGAGCCATTTAATTGCAAGTAAGCTAACCTTTTTAAATGATTATCCGATTTGGTTAATCGTGGGAATAATATGTATTTCGGTTTCCTTCCTAACCGAGATTACTAGCAACACTGCAACAACCGCAGTATTGATGCCTATTTTGCTTTCAACAGCAGAGGCTATTAATGTCAATCCGATTATATTGATGCTTCCTGCAACTATTAGTGCCAGCTTCGCTTTTATGATGCCTGTTGCCACAGCTCCCAATGCAATTATTTTCAGTAGTGGCAAAGTCCCAATAAAAGAAATGATAAAAACAGGTATTGGACTAAACCTTATTGGTGCCTTGATTTTGACTGTATATTTTTCAATAACTCAATAG
- a CDS encoding IS30 family transposase, translating into MAGKVLTTNQKEIIWNYWKQGIAMIDISRILNIRTYSVKSLLFYHGGIKPYNRKRNTNHLSISEREEISRGLVNGLGIRELARNLNRSPSTICREIKRNGGTARYRAVKADKMAYRRARRPKEYLFLKYNELRELIKTKLKDYWSPQQISAWLKLTYPDNPKMQVSHETIYKSLYIQSRGLFRKEMKSYLRSRRKTRRAKNHKGGLRGQIPDMVSISQRPTEVEDRAIPGHWEGDLIQGGNNSFIATIVERQTRFVVLAKVTGKETETVVKAISKQMMKFPRLLRKSLTWDRGSELKAHKKFSMATDMDVYFCDPHSPWQRGSNENTNRLLRDFFPKKTDLGGYTQKQLNDVASRLNNRPRETLDFLSPAVKMNELLQ; encoded by the coding sequence ATGGCAGGTAAAGTATTAACAACAAATCAAAAAGAAATCATCTGGAACTATTGGAAACAAGGAATAGCAATGATTGATATAAGCAGGATACTAAACATCCGAACTTATAGTGTCAAATCTCTTTTGTTTTATCATGGTGGAATCAAGCCATACAACAGAAAGAGAAATACTAATCATTTATCCATTTCTGAACGTGAAGAAATATCACGAGGGCTCGTCAACGGACTAGGTATTCGTGAACTTGCAAGAAATCTGAATCGTTCGCCATCAACCATTTGCAGAGAGATCAAACGTAATGGTGGTACGGCAAGATACAGAGCTGTTAAAGCTGATAAAATGGCTTACAGGAGAGCAAGACGCCCAAAAGAATACTTATTTCTCAAGTATAATGAGCTTCGGGAGCTGATAAAAACAAAGCTGAAAGACTACTGGTCACCACAGCAAATATCAGCATGGTTAAAATTGACATACCCTGATAACCCAAAGATGCAAGTATCACATGAAACAATATACAAAAGTCTTTATATTCAAAGCAGAGGGCTGTTTCGCAAAGAGATGAAGTCCTATCTCAGAAGCAGGCGAAAAACTCGCAGGGCAAAAAATCACAAAGGTGGTTTAAGAGGACAAATTCCGGATATGGTATCAATTTCCCAAAGACCTACTGAAGTTGAAGACAGAGCGATACCGGGACACTGGGAGGGAGATTTGATTCAAGGTGGCAATAACAGTTTTATTGCAACAATCGTTGAAAGACAAACCCGATTTGTAGTTCTTGCCAAGGTCACAGGTAAAGAAACGGAAACGGTTGTTAAAGCGATATCGAAGCAAATGATGAAGTTTCCAAGGTTATTAAGGAAAAGTCTAACTTGGGACAGGGGTTCAGAACTGAAAGCACACAAGAAGTTTAGTATGGCAACCGACATGGATGTGTATTTTTGTGATCCTCACAGCCCTTGGCAAAGAGGTTCAAATGAAAATACAAACAGATTGCTGAGAGACTTTTTTCCAAAGAAAACTGACTTGGGAGGTTATACACAAAAGCAATTAAACGATGTTGCTTCTCGTTTAAACAACAGACCCAGAGAAACCTTGGATTTTCTTTCACCAGCAGTTAAAATGAATGAACTGTTGCAATGA
- a CDS encoding Ig-like domain-containing protein, which yields MRLKYLIITIISIVVLQACSSSSNAPRAVETGPATNPGGDPVTAVITAIFNPSGGELPFPTNLVLSGTTDLTLNVPVADPTDYSDPAVALNALDGFSTVAPWAASFSANVAPASVTPGQSVRVFQVSLTGPGGGVTGIVAELQAGVDFVAAASGTSVAIVPLKALKQSSSYMAVITNGITDNNGNIATPDQTYFIAKRTSPLVDANGNSTDPLLPTASAQALEPLRQLVNSQEYAASSMGINPDDIVVSWVMTTQSITPVLQAAYAVSGPGASMLFNSGLNTSAIGGAGIADIYVGIQSSPYYLSAPSAENPTAPLNSFWKAAPGAYVPPFNQFGLDPTSTHLTLANPYPVATGVETYPVIMTVPNANSGHTKPESGWPIVIFQHGITRNRTDMLAIADTMASVGYAVIAQDLALHGVTDTTNPFYVGGDNPLAALARERTFDLDFVDNATGTAGSDGIIDGSATHFINLANLLVSRDNVRQGVADLFTLTDTIPFMDYTGDGLPDFDGSRVAFVSQSLGSITGTMYLALEENVTTGVLSVGGGGIAKLLDGSPAFGPRIRAGLQAAGLTPGTALYEQFMTITQTVIDAGDPINYAPLTAANNNILFHEVLGDQVITNTVPGAPLSGTEPIIAAMGLPAISSTTANPEGLDGVVRFTAGDHGSLLDPTASFAATVEMQSQMASMVVTAGTTVVVTDTSVVQGQ from the coding sequence ATGCGTCTAAAATATTTAATTATTACAATTATTTCAATTGTGGTTTTACAGGCTTGTAGCAGTTCATCAAATGCTCCAAGAGCTGTAGAAACAGGACCTGCCACTAATCCCGGCGGAGATCCGGTAACAGCAGTGATTACTGCAATTTTTAATCCTTCCGGTGGCGAATTACCATTTCCTACAAATTTAGTATTAAGTGGTACTACCGATTTAACATTAAATGTTCCTGTTGCAGATCCAACGGATTACAGTGATCCCGCAGTAGCATTGAATGCCTTGGATGGATTTTCAACAGTTGCGCCTTGGGCAGCTTCATTCTCAGCGAATGTAGCACCGGCATCAGTAACACCAGGACAAAGTGTCAGAGTTTTTCAAGTGTCTTTAACAGGCCCCGGTGGCGGAGTGACTGGTATTGTTGCAGAATTACAGGCAGGAGTTGATTTCGTTGCTGCGGCGAGTGGAACCAGCGTCGCGATTGTTCCTCTTAAAGCTTTGAAACAGAGCAGCAGTTACATGGCTGTGATTACAAATGGGATAACAGATAATAATGGAAATATCGCAACTCCTGATCAGACATACTTTATTGCAAAAAGAACCAGTCCTTTAGTTGATGCTAATGGAAACAGTACAGACCCTTTACTTCCTACTGCGTCAGCTCAAGCTTTGGAGCCATTGAGACAGCTAGTTAATTCACAAGAATACGCTGCTTCTTCAATGGGAATCAATCCTGATGACATTGTTGTATCATGGGTTATGACAACTCAATCTATTACTCCTGTGTTGCAAGCTGCTTATGCAGTGAGTGGTCCTGGAGCAAGTATGTTGTTTAATTCAGGATTGAATACCAGCGCAATCGGTGGAGCGGGTATTGCAGATATTTATGTAGGTATTCAAAGCAGTCCATATTATTTGTCTGCTCCTTCAGCTGAAAATCCAACAGCTCCATTAAACAGTTTCTGGAAAGCAGCACCGGGCGCTTATGTTCCGCCATTCAATCAATTTGGACTGGATCCAACTTCAACACATCTAACTTTGGCTAATCCTTATCCAGTGGCTACCGGTGTTGAAACCTATCCGGTTATCATGACAGTACCAAATGCAAATAGTGGGCATACTAAACCTGAATCCGGTTGGCCGATTGTGATATTTCAACATGGAATTACTCGTAACAGAACAGATATGTTGGCAATTGCAGATACAATGGCTTCAGTTGGATATGCAGTCATAGCTCAAGATTTGGCATTACATGGAGTTACTGATACAACTAATCCGTTTTATGTAGGTGGAGATAATCCACTTGCAGCATTAGCAAGGGAAAGAACCTTTGATTTGGATTTTGTAGATAATGCAACAGGAACAGCTGGTTCTGATGGCATAATAGATGGTTCAGCAACTCACTTTATTAATCTGGCAAACTTGTTGGTATCTCGTGACAATGTCAGACAAGGTGTAGCTGATTTGTTTACATTGACTGACACCATTCCATTTATGGATTACACAGGTGATGGTTTACCTGATTTTGATGGTTCAAGAGTTGCATTTGTTTCACAATCATTAGGTTCGATAACAGGAACGATGTATCTTGCCTTAGAAGAAAACGTAACTACCGGTGTGCTTTCAGTTGGTGGTGGCGGAATTGCCAAGTTACTGGATGGTTCTCCGGCATTTGGTCCAAGAATCAGAGCAGGGCTTCAGGCTGCGGGCTTAACTCCGGGAACAGCATTATATGAGCAATTTATGACAATCACTCAAACAGTTATTGATGCAGGTGATCCAATTAATTATGCGCCGTTAACTGCAGCCAATAATAATATTTTATTCCACGAGGTTTTAGGAGACCAAGTGATTACAAACACTGTGCCGGGAGCACCGCTTTCAGGTACTGAGCCAATCATTGCAGCAATGGGATTGCCGGCAATTTCATCAACAACAGCTAATCCTGAAGGGTTAGATGGAGTTGTGAGATTTACAGCAGGTGACCATGGTAGTTTGTTAGACCCGACAGCCTCATTTGCAGCAACGGTTGAAATGCAATCTCAAATGGCAAGCATGGTTGTTACAGCAGGTACAACAGTTGTAGTTACTGATACATCTGTGGTTCAAGGTCAATAA
- a CDS encoding DUF1302 domain-containing protein: protein MMKNIKQNKLSRALKLAILSSSLGLSSFAGAVSFNNGEFSASWDTTVSYGVAVRVEERDESLVGKANLNELVGSNIEEGRPSTVQERAAAPGRWSINSDNGNLNYDKGDKISNALKLTTEFGFSYKSFGGFFRGTSFYDFTNDSKEGLSETAREFVGHKTRLLDAYVYKDFNLGEQPATIRLGRQVVSWGESTFIQQGINVINPVDVSKIRVAGAELKEAFLPIDMVYGSFGITENLSMEAMYMLEFEQTDPDPMGTYFSTNDFATPGAEYVMLGFGIVPEYTDLARLQQIAAFAPTEAARNLYAQIAGNVENYSIQRSVVPGASDHGQYGVSFKYFSPELNDTEFGLYYLNYHSRLPLISGVALAPVTPERPSPSPNTGTYFTEYPEDIEMYGLSFNTTINSLGLSLQGEYSYRPNVPLQIDDVEVLIAALTPLNTLIPAPYNRFVSQLGQYNPGEMIQGWERHEVSQLQFTATKLFGPNNPFKADQIVVLGEVGFTNVWDLPDPSVLRYNGPGTDTGGGAGALTGGTSVNPVTEPEEFFATPFSWGYRLVTRFDYNNAFGLPVNLSPRLAFNHDVKGTTPGPGGNFIEGSKSVTLGLGAVYLEKWGADLSYTSYFGGGIHNMIHDRDFVSLNVKYSF, encoded by the coding sequence ATGATGAAAAATATTAAACAGAACAAATTAAGCAGAGCTTTAAAATTGGCGATACTGTCTTCCTCGTTAGGTTTGTCATCTTTTGCTGGAGCAGTCAGTTTCAATAATGGAGAGTTTTCTGCGAGTTGGGACACGACTGTATCTTATGGTGTTGCGGTTAGAGTTGAAGAGCGCGATGAAAGTCTCGTGGGAAAAGCCAATTTGAATGAGTTGGTTGGGTCGAACATTGAAGAAGGAAGACCTTCAACGGTTCAAGAAAGAGCAGCTGCACCGGGACGTTGGTCAATTAACTCGGATAATGGAAATTTGAATTATGACAAAGGTGATAAAATTTCCAATGCTTTGAAATTAACCACCGAGTTTGGATTTAGCTATAAAAGTTTTGGTGGATTCTTCCGAGGAACATCGTTTTATGATTTTACCAATGATTCAAAAGAAGGTTTATCTGAAACTGCCAGAGAATTTGTTGGGCATAAAACTCGTTTGTTAGATGCGTATGTTTATAAAGATTTCAATCTAGGTGAGCAACCTGCAACAATCAGATTAGGTCGTCAGGTTGTGAGTTGGGGCGAGAGTACTTTCATCCAACAAGGCATCAATGTTATTAATCCAGTTGACGTTTCTAAAATTCGTGTGGCTGGTGCGGAGTTAAAAGAAGCGTTCTTACCTATTGATATGGTTTATGGTTCATTTGGAATCACTGAAAACTTATCAATGGAAGCAATGTATATGCTTGAATTTGAGCAAACAGACCCGGATCCTATGGGTACTTATTTTTCAACAAATGACTTTGCAACTCCAGGTGCTGAGTACGTAATGTTAGGGTTCGGCATTGTTCCTGAATATACAGATTTAGCAAGACTTCAGCAAATTGCTGCATTCGCTCCAACTGAAGCTGCAAGAAATTTGTACGCACAGATTGCGGGTAATGTCGAGAATTATTCAATTCAACGGAGTGTGGTGCCCGGAGCAAGTGATCATGGGCAATATGGTGTTTCATTTAAATATTTTTCACCTGAACTCAATGATACAGAGTTTGGTTTATATTATCTAAATTATCATTCGAGATTGCCATTAATTAGTGGTGTAGCTCTAGCTCCGGTTACTCCTGAAAGACCTTCTCCAAGCCCTAATACTGGCACATACTTTACAGAGTATCCTGAAGATATCGAAATGTATGGTTTGAGCTTTAATACCACAATCAATAGTCTAGGACTGTCATTGCAGGGTGAGTACTCTTATCGTCCAAACGTACCTCTTCAGATTGATGATGTGGAAGTATTAATTGCTGCATTGACCCCATTAAATACTTTGATTCCAGCACCGTATAATAGATTTGTATCACAATTGGGTCAATATAATCCGGGTGAAATGATTCAAGGCTGGGAAAGACATGAAGTGAGTCAGTTACAATTCACCGCGACTAAACTTTTTGGACCAAACAATCCATTTAAAGCCGATCAAATTGTCGTATTGGGAGAAGTTGGCTTTACCAATGTGTGGGATTTACCAGACCCAAGCGTGCTGAGATATAATGGTCCGGGTACTGACACTGGTGGCGGTGCGGGAGCATTGACTGGTGGAACGAGTGTGAATCCTGTTACAGAACCCGAAGAGTTTTTCGCAACACCTTTCTCATGGGGTTATCGTTTAGTTACCAGATTTGATTATAATAATGCTTTTGGATTGCCAGTGAATTTATCACCAAGACTTGCATTTAATCATGATGTAAAAGGAACAACTCCTGGACCGGGTGGTAATTTTATTGAAGGCAGTAAATCTGTCACATTAGGACTGGGTGCTGTGTATCTGGAAAAATGGGGTGCTGATTTAAGTTATACCTCATATTTCGGAGGCGGTATTCATAACATGATACATGACAGGGATTTTGTGTCATTGAATGTTAAATATTCATTTTAA